In Kaistella sp. 97-N-M2, the sequence GAAAATGGCCATTATGCGCGAAAACGGCATCAACGTCGTAGATTCTCCCGCAGAAATTGGGGCTACGGTCGCCAAGGTTCTAGGATAAAACACAACACAACACAATATGAAAAAATTTTTAATCAGTTCGGCACTTTGCGCGGCTACTTTTGTGTCTGCGCAAATTGACCTTAGAAGCACAAGATTTGGAGTGACGGCCGGCGCAACTTATTCCGGCGTCAGCAACGCGCACAATCCGTCCGGGTCGAGATTTTCGGCCTACGGCGGTTTTTTGGCGCTGATTCCGGTGGGCAGTAACGACCAGTTTTACATTCAGCCCGAGGTTGAATATCTGGGCGCGGGAGAATCCGGAAAAGATAAGGATGCGAAAACTACACCAGGTTACAACGCGGTTTATGCGAACAATTACCTGAGCGTACCCATTTATTTTAAAGGATATTTTTCCGAAGCGGAATCTGAATTCTTTGCAATGGTGGGCCCGAAATTTAATTTTCTCATCAGCCAAAATGTGACCGATGCACCCTTAAGATATACCATCGAGGGTGACCCGGCGACGGGCGTTAACGGTAAAGCCGCAAGTTTTAATTTTGCCGTCGGTTTCGGTTTGGGTTTTTCATTCAAACGGATGCTCGAAATCACAGGACGCTATGATCTCGGTTTAAGCAATACTTACCCGGGGCTGATGAACGAAGTGGGAACCGATTCGAACATCCAGAAGAAAAAATCGGAACAGGTCTTCAGTTTAGGACTGAGTTATATTTTTCAGTAAAACAGCTTTTCATACATACACAAATCCCATCAATTTTTCCTGATGGGATTTGTTTTATCTATAGAAGTGAAGGCGAATTAATTTTTAAACCTGTTAACGCATTATTTCCATCATCATGCAACGCCGCACTTCTAACTTCTAATCCATTTCCAAAGCTCCTTCGCGCTTGCCTTGTTGCCGTACATCAAAATCCCGACACGGTAAATTTTTGCCGCCACGTAAATCATCAGCAACGTCGAAAGGATGAGCAAAACCATCGAAAGCGCAATCTGCCAGGCCGGAACGCCAAACGGAATTCTCGCAATCATCGCCACCGGCGACGTAAACGGAATTATGGAGAGCCAAAAACCCAATGGGCCTTCCGGATTGTTCATAATGGTGAAACTGCCGTACATCCCCACCATCAAAGGAATAATCGCGAAAAGCGTAAACTGCTGCGTTTCCGTTTCGTTGTCCACCGCAGAACCGATAGCGGCATACATGGAGCTGTAAAAAATATAGCCCAATAAGAAGAAGACGATAAATACAAAAATGATAAGCGGAAAATTCAAATCTAAAAGAATGTGCGAAACTTCCGTCGCCGTCTGTTTAAAATCGAATTTCTGTACCATTTCCGCGGACTGTCCGCCACCTGGAATCTGGCTTTGCATCGAGGAAAATCCGGTATTTAAAAACACCGCACCAATCACCGACATCGTTATCCAAACGCTGAACTGCGTGACCGCAACCAAGGTAACGCCCAGGATTTTTCCCATCATCAGTTCAAATGGTTTTACGGACGAAATAATAATTTCGACGACGCGATTGTTTTTTTCTTCCAAAACGCTGCGCATCACGCGAACGCCGTAAATAATGATGAACATGAAGACCGCGTACATTAAAACCATGCTCAAGCCCGATTTCACGCCAAAATCCAGATCCGAATCGCCCTTGTTATTATCAACAACATTCTGCGTGTTCAGCTCGAAATTTTCATCTAGATTACTCAGCTGCGCCTCCGAAATGCCAAGCGTTTTTATTTTTTCTTTTTTGATGATTTTAGACAGGTCCGCCACCACTTTCATTTTCGTATCGAAACCGATTTTCTTATTGAGGAGCAGTTTCGAATTCTTTTCCAGATCTACGAAATTATTTTCTTTCAGTGCAGGAATCACGAGCAGACCTTCAATCCCGGTCATGTCTTTCAGTGTGGTTCTTAAGGCTCTTTCATTTTCCTGCGGCACAAAAACATACTTGACGGATTTGTCGCTTTTTAGATTTCCGACGAAAAGTCCGCTTTTATCCACAACATTAAAAGTACTCGAACTCTCATTCGCTTTGAACATGAAGGCGATTAAAAGACCGAAACCGATGAGCATAACGGGCGCTAAAAGCGTAAGAATAACAAAAGATTTTTTCTTTACCTGCGTAAGATATTCTCTTTTGGTAATGAGAAATATATTTTTCATAAATTTTTATAGAAAATGGATTATTGATATGTTTAAATGATGATCGATTTTTACATCAGTCATCATCAACCGGCGATCAGTTACTATTAACTGCGTTGATGAACACTTCATTCATGCTCGGGATTTTCTCGTCGAAAGACCGTATTTTGCCGACTTTCATGAGTTCATTTAATATGAGCTGCTGGTCGTTATCGTTTTTCAAATCAAAGGAAACCAGTTGGTTTTCCGTCGTAAAATCGTTGATCTGAAAGCGGTTTTTAAAACCTTCAAACATTTCAGGCTGAACATCGGAAAGCGTAACGCCAAAAATATTTTTCTTAAATTTTTCGCGCACGTCGAATATTTTGCCGTCCAAAACTTTTTTCGCATTGTCGATGAGGGCAACATAATCGCACATTTCCTCCACACTTTCCATGCGGTGTGTGGATAGAATGATCGTGGTTCCGTTCTTCTTTAAATTCAGGATTTGGTCTTTAATTAAATTGGCGTTCACGGGATCGAAACCCGAAAACGGTTCATCCAGGATCAGCAGTTTCGGGCGGTGCAAAACCGTTACCACAAACTGGATTTTCTGCGCCATTCCTTTCGAAAGTTCGCTGAGTTTTTTCTTCCACCACTGATCGATCTG encodes:
- a CDS encoding ABC transporter ATP-binding protein encodes the protein MLKAENVTKTYNAGKKLALEDFSIDVPEASIYGLLGPNGAGKTTFIRIINQITQADSGDVYINSQKLNPQHIREIGYMPEERGLYKNMGVGDQILYFGELKGMSRNDAQAQAKYWFEQLQIDQWWKKKLSELSKGMAQKIQFVVTVLHRPKLLILDEPFSGFDPVNANLIKDQILNLKKNGTTIILSTHRMESVEEMCDYVALIDNAKKVLDGKIFDVREKFKKNIFGVTLSDVQPEMFEGFKNRFQINDFTTENQLVSFDLKNDNDQQLILNELMKVGKIRSFDEKIPSMNEVFINAVNSN
- a CDS encoding porin family protein, with amino-acid sequence MKKFLISSALCAATFVSAQIDLRSTRFGVTAGATYSGVSNAHNPSGSRFSAYGGFLALIPVGSNDQFYIQPEVEYLGAGESGKDKDAKTTPGYNAVYANNYLSVPIYFKGYFSEAESEFFAMVGPKFNFLISQNVTDAPLRYTIEGDPATGVNGKAASFNFAVGFGLGFSFKRMLEITGRYDLGLSNTYPGLMNEVGTDSNIQKKKSEQVFSLGLSYIFQ
- a CDS encoding ABC transporter permease; amino-acid sequence: MKNIFLITKREYLTQVKKKSFVILTLLAPVMLIGFGLLIAFMFKANESSSTFNVVDKSGLFVGNLKSDKSVKYVFVPQENERALRTTLKDMTGIEGLLVIPALKENNFVDLEKNSKLLLNKKIGFDTKMKVVADLSKIIKKEKIKTLGISEAQLSNLDENFELNTQNVVDNNKGDSDLDFGVKSGLSMVLMYAVFMFIIIYGVRVMRSVLEEKNNRVVEIIISSVKPFELMMGKILGVTLVAVTQFSVWITMSVIGAVFLNTGFSSMQSQIPGGGQSAEMVQKFDFKQTATEVSHILLDLNFPLIIFVFIVFFLLGYIFYSSMYAAIGSAVDNETETQQFTLFAIIPLMVGMYGSFTIMNNPEGPLGFWLSIIPFTSPVAMIARIPFGVPAWQIALSMVLLILSTLLMIYVAAKIYRVGILMYGNKASAKELWKWIRS